A window of the Brassica napus cultivar Da-Ae chromosome C5, Da-Ae, whole genome shotgun sequence genome harbors these coding sequences:
- the LOC106350324 gene encoding TNF receptor-associated factor homolog 1a-like, which yields MDVIQKLVVKHFFINKNVTSPLVMDFLFKGLNSLVLDTNKEKIIITISKQIVRLLKDDSNASENTLKTLEDEPKKEIAFDTKELAVPIVSVDNDMFVLADDAMLLLEKAVLEPFPGERVPPNRIEVDYDEESDDEKLLTEYARHTLEVFVLDYIFCNKIEIAYKEAIALKMHEEHS from the exons ATGGATGTGATTCAGAAACTAGTTGTGAAACACTTTTTCATCAACAAAAACGTTACATCCCCTTTGGTGATGGATTTCTTGTTTAAGGGGTTAAATTCTCTTGTTTTGGATACCAAcaaggaaaaaataataatcacaatCTCAAAACAAATTGTGAGGCTCCTCAAGGATGATTCGAATGCTTCGGAAAATACATTGAAGACTCTTGAAGACGAGCCTAAGAAAGAGATAGCATTTGATACCAAAGAATTGGCAGTTCCCATTGTTAGTGTGGACAATGATATGTTTGTTTTAGCTGATGATGCGATGTTACTCCTGGAGAAAGCCGTTCTTGAGCCATTTCCAGGTGAAAGGGTTCCTCCAAACCGTATAGAG gttgattatgacgaagAGAGTGATGATGAGAAGCTGTTAACTGAATATGCTAGACACACTCTGGAGGTATTTGTTCTTGATTATATCTTCTGCAACAAAATTGAAATTGCATATAAAGAAGCCATTGCACTGAAAATGCATGAGGAGCATtcgtga